The following are encoded in a window of Halorarum salinum genomic DNA:
- a CDS encoding metallophosphoesterase yields MKIGVVSDTHDNARYVDAAVELFEGTAEAVIHCGDVVAPFSAVPFDADFEFYAVHGNNDGEWALADAVRSFGAYLGEMGELSFGGLDFAVYHGTSEPIVDALLESGNYDYVLRGHTHERVHEERGGTVHVNPGGVPIPGNEEGPAGVLLDADTGDVSFEELE; encoded by the coding sequence ATGAAGATCGGCGTCGTCTCCGACACCCACGACAACGCGCGCTACGTCGACGCTGCGGTGGAACTGTTCGAAGGAACCGCCGAGGCGGTGATCCACTGCGGCGACGTCGTCGCGCCGTTCTCGGCGGTCCCCTTCGACGCGGACTTCGAGTTCTACGCCGTCCACGGCAACAACGACGGCGAGTGGGCGCTCGCGGACGCCGTACGGTCCTTCGGCGCCTACCTCGGGGAGATGGGCGAGTTGAGCTTCGGCGGACTGGATTTCGCCGTCTACCACGGGACGAGCGAGCCCATCGTCGACGCCCTGCTCGAGTCGGGGAACTACGACTACGTCCTGCGCGGGCACACCCACGAGCGCGTCCACGAGGAGCGGGGCGGAACCGTCCACGTCAACCCCGGCGGCGTGCCGATCCCCGGGAACGAGGAGGGGCCGGCCGGGGTCCTGCTCGACGCCGATACCGGGGACGTGTCGTTCGAGGAACTGGAGTAG